A single window of Ovis aries strain OAR_USU_Benz2616 breed Rambouillet chromosome 24, ARS-UI_Ramb_v3.0, whole genome shotgun sequence DNA harbors:
- the RABGEF1 gene encoding rab5 GDP/GTP exchange factor isoform X5 produces the protein MQTRGKVPPERVEKIMDQIEKYIMTRLYKYVFCPETTDDEKKDLAIQKRIRALHWVTPQMLCVPVNEEIPEVSDMVVKAITDIIEMDSKRVPRDKLACITKCSKHIFNAIKITKNEPASADDFLPTLIYIVLKGNPPRLQSNIQYITRFCNPSRLMTGEDGYYFTNLCCAVAFIEKLDAQSLNLSQEDFDRYMSGQTSPRKQESESWSPDACLGVKQMYKNLDLLSQLNERQERIMNEAKKLEKDLIDWTDGIAKEVQDIVEKYPLEIRPPNQSVAAIDSENVENDKLPPPLQPQVYAG, from the exons ATGCAGACTCGTGGAAAAG TGCCTCCAGAAAGAGTTGAGAAGATAATGGATCAGATTGAAAAGTACATCATGACTCGTCTCTATAAATACGTGTTCTGTCCAGAAACTACTGATGATGAGAAGAAAGATCTTGCTATTCAGAAGAGGATCAG AGCCCTGCACTGGGTTACACCTCAGATGCTTTGTGTCCCTGTTAATGAAGAAATTCCAGAAGTGTCTGATATGGTGGTGAAAGCAATTACAG ATATCATTGAGATGGATTCGAAGCGCGTGCCCCGGGATAAGTTGGCCTGCATCACCAAGTGCAGCAAGCACATCTTCAATGCCATCAAGATCACCAAGAACGAGCCGGCTTCAGCCGATGACTTCTTACCCACACTCATCTACATTGTCTTGAAGGGCAACCCCCCACGCCTTCAGTCCAACATCCAGTACATCACCCGCTTCTGCAACCCAAGCCGACTGATGACGGGCGAGGATGGCTACTATTTCACCAATCTG tgCTGTGCCGTGGCTTTCATTGAGAAATTAGATGCTCAGTCTTTGAATTTAAGTCAGGAAGATTTTGATCGATACATGTCCGGCCAGACTTCTCCCAGGAAGCAGGAATCTGAGAGTTGGTCTCCTGATGCTTGCTTAGGTGTGAAGCAGATGTATAAGAATTTGGACCTCCTGTCTCAGTTGAATGAACGACAGGAAAGGATTATGAATGAAGCCAAGAAACTTGAGAAAGACCTCATAGATTGGACGGATGGAATCGCAAAAGAGGTTCAAGACATTGTTGAGAAATACCCACTTGAAATTAGACCCCCAAATCAATCTGTAGCAGCTATTGACTCTGAAAATGTTGAAAATGATAAACTTCCTCCACCGTTGCAACCTCAAGTTTACGCAGGATGA